A stretch of the Arthrobacter sp. PAMC 25486 genome encodes the following:
- the alr gene encoding alanine racemase, producing MSPFVAPVPEPDSGLERQAIIDLSAIANNIRHLRELSAPAQFMAVVKADAYGHGAVQVAQTAVAAGAQWLGTAHIAEALALREAGIDAPVLSWLHTPLSDFTAAVANNIDLGCSGWELEHIVGAVRALERPARVHLKIDTGLGRNGCSREHWSALVDAAMGYQREGLIRVVGVFSHLAVADAPERPETDEQLERFREAVAVAEAAGADLEVRHLANTPATLSRPDTHFDLVRVGLGIYGLSPFPDRTSAQLGLVPAMTLATHLALCKNVPAGQGVSYGLNYVTAAPTTLGLVPMGYADGIPRVATGGPVRVNGITYPVVGRIAMDQMVIDLGPHAEVAGAVSDSGSEAGPDVAAGPALGATAVLFGNGHDGGPLVEQWADAAGTINYEVVTRISQRVPRSYTGGVECTGGDQ from the coding sequence GTGAGTCCCTTCGTCGCGCCGGTTCCAGAGCCTGATTCAGGCCTTGAACGGCAAGCCATCATTGACCTGTCCGCCATCGCCAACAACATCCGCCACCTGCGTGAACTGTCGGCACCAGCCCAATTCATGGCGGTGGTCAAGGCCGACGCCTACGGGCACGGCGCTGTTCAAGTGGCGCAAACGGCCGTCGCCGCCGGTGCCCAATGGCTGGGAACCGCCCACATTGCCGAGGCCCTGGCGCTGCGTGAGGCAGGGATTGACGCGCCGGTGCTCTCGTGGCTACACACGCCGCTGAGCGATTTCACCGCCGCAGTGGCAAACAACATTGATCTTGGCTGCTCGGGCTGGGAACTGGAGCACATTGTTGGTGCCGTCCGCGCATTGGAACGCCCGGCCCGCGTGCACCTGAAAATTGATACCGGACTAGGTCGCAATGGCTGCTCCCGCGAGCACTGGTCGGCGCTGGTTGACGCCGCCATGGGCTACCAGCGTGAGGGCCTGATCCGGGTGGTCGGCGTCTTCAGCCACCTCGCCGTTGCCGACGCGCCCGAGCGGCCGGAAACGGATGAACAGCTGGAGCGTTTCCGCGAGGCCGTGGCTGTGGCGGAGGCTGCCGGCGCCGACCTTGAGGTGCGCCACCTCGCCAACACGCCCGCCACATTGTCGCGCCCGGACACGCATTTCGACCTGGTGCGGGTGGGGCTGGGCATTTACGGGCTGTCACCTTTCCCCGACCGCACCTCGGCGCAGCTGGGCCTGGTCCCAGCCATGACCCTGGCGACACACCTTGCGCTGTGCAAGAACGTGCCGGCAGGGCAGGGCGTCTCCTACGGGCTGAACTATGTCACGGCCGCGCCCACTACCTTGGGCCTGGTGCCGATGGGTTATGCGGACGGCATTCCGCGGGTTGCCACCGGCGGACCCGTGCGCGTCAACGGGATCACGTACCCCGTGGTGGGGCGGATCGCCATGGACCAGATGGTCATTGACCTGGGCCCGCACGCGGAGGTGGCCGGCGCCGTCTCCGATTCTGGCTCCGAGGCCGGGCCCGATGTCGCTGCCGGGCCCGCCTTGGGTGCCACCGCCGTGCTGTTTGGCAACGGGCACGACGGCGGACCCCTCGTCGAGCAGTGGGCCGACGCCGCCGGAACCATCAACTACGAGGTGGTCACCCGGATCAGCCAACGGGTGCCGCGCAGCTACACCGGCGGCGTCGAATGCACCGGCGGTGACCAGTGA
- a CDS encoding glycosyltransferase — protein MHQVRRVAMLSLHTSPLDQPGGGDAGGMNVYVRALALELATAGIVVDIYTRRTAGDQPDTVPLAPHVNVHHITAGPFSKVSKEALPELINEMADAVASHISQLTSAPSPGLAPGLAAGGAAGLAGLPVNVIHSHYWVSGMAGLLVAKRLDLPLVHTMHTMARVKNHHLGPGQSAEPGIREDGEQHIVAGATRLIANTTAEAAEIEGHYDGCEQRIDVVSPGVDLHVFQPAFRDRSRGVLGIGAEDFHLVFAGRFQRLKGPHVLVKAAAALRSQRPEIPLRLTFLGARSGSEKYDLPQLIADAGLEDIATALPPVGPKELADWYRSADLVAVPSSSESFGLVALEAQACGTPVVATNVGGLPRAISDGRTGLLVQGRSAKLWAQAIASLYDFPQTRLDMGRAASVFAQSYGWENTARQTMASYDLSLTYQYVAPPGC, from the coding sequence ATGCACCAGGTACGGCGCGTGGCCATGCTCTCCTTGCACACCTCGCCCCTCGACCAACCCGGTGGCGGGGACGCCGGGGGCATGAACGTCTATGTCAGGGCCCTCGCGCTGGAGCTGGCCACGGCCGGGATTGTCGTCGATATTTACACCCGCCGCACCGCCGGCGACCAGCCGGACACCGTGCCGCTGGCCCCCCACGTAAACGTCCACCACATCACGGCCGGCCCGTTTAGCAAGGTTTCCAAGGAGGCCCTGCCTGAGCTGATCAATGAAATGGCCGACGCCGTTGCCTCCCACATTTCCCAGCTCACCTCGGCCCCGTCCCCCGGTCTGGCTCCGGGCTTGGCCGCCGGCGGTGCCGCCGGGTTGGCCGGGTTGCCCGTCAATGTCATCCACTCCCATTACTGGGTGTCGGGGATGGCGGGGCTGCTCGTGGCGAAACGGCTTGACCTGCCGCTCGTGCACACCATGCACACCATGGCCCGGGTCAAAAACCACCACCTGGGGCCCGGCCAGAGCGCGGAACCCGGCATCCGGGAGGACGGCGAACAACACATTGTTGCCGGAGCCACGCGGCTCATCGCCAACACCACGGCCGAGGCTGCCGAAATTGAGGGCCATTACGACGGCTGTGAGCAGCGCATCGACGTGGTCTCCCCCGGCGTGGACCTGCATGTTTTCCAGCCCGCGTTCAGGGACCGCTCCCGGGGCGTGCTGGGCATTGGCGCAGAGGACTTCCACCTGGTGTTTGCCGGGCGCTTCCAACGGCTCAAGGGTCCCCATGTGTTGGTCAAGGCCGCGGCTGCGCTGCGCTCCCAACGCCCGGAGATCCCGCTGCGCCTAACGTTCCTGGGCGCGCGCAGCGGCAGTGAAAAGTATGATCTCCCGCAGCTGATCGCCGACGCCGGACTGGAGGACATCGCAACCGCACTTCCCCCCGTGGGGCCGAAGGAATTAGCGGACTGGTACCGCAGCGCCGACCTGGTGGCGGTGCCGTCCTCCAGCGAGTCATTCGGCCTGGTCGCGTTGGAGGCACAGGCCTGCGGCACGCCCGTGGTGGCCACAAATGTTGGCGGACTGCCCCGCGCCATCAGCGACGGTCGGACAGGTTTGCTGGTGCAGGGCCGTTCCGCCAAGTTGTGGGCGCAGGCCATCGCCTCGCTGTACGACTTTCCACAGACCCGGCTGGACATGGGCCGGGCCGCCTCCGTCTTTGCCCAGTCGTATGGCTGGGAAAACACGGCACGGCAGACCATGGCCAGCTACGACCTGTCCCTGACGTACCAATACGTGGCACCCCCAGGCTGCTAG
- a CDS encoding S8 family serine peptidase yields the protein MKRLFRSPAMRKAAAVCAGLPLLLVTVGALPASANPNEQPSSDATQHLITQTDIDPLLYQAGRYIVVLAEQPIAMYDGGTAGLAPTKPQAGQQLDTTRPEVKQYQAHLETTQATVAKAENVQVKRTFTAALNGFSADLSAEQALALAKDPAVLAVAPDTENAPDYSSTDFLGLSGENGSWNTAFGGQDKAGEGVVVGVIDTGYTPSSPFFAGDEVAPLTGEPQVGVPYRTDDGNIAMLKANGDTFSGECQAGVESGADFDGSACNSKVLSAHYFVDDFIKYVAPENRAPQEVLSPVDVASHGTHTASTSAGNANVQASIGGRDMGVTAGVAPAAKLSVYKICWEDDDPDTGGCYSSSAVAAINQAILDGVDVLNYSISGSTDTTTDPVSLAFLSATSAGIFVAASAGNSGPTAGTVNHGAPWVTTVAATSFSSELQGTAEFADGSKFRGASMMGASLPESPVVLAATAAAAGAASPELCGPDVLDPALVAGKVVVCDRGVIDRTAKSAEVKRAGGVGMILVNVTSSSEDVDLHAVPTVHVNPPASQEIKDKVTANPDILVALVDHDTTGLPVDPQPQIAGFSSRGPLGATGSDLLKPDVAAPGVAVLAGVSPIASGGDQFGMMSGTSMASPHVAGFAALLLAKNPAWSPATVKSAMMTTATDVVNADGSKNTDLFATGAGQTAVAKALSPGLAYDAGDTEYLKFIQGTGVDLGMPDLGSTAPRDMNVASFAVGSLAGKVTVTRTVTALTPGLYRATANVPGVNVKVTPPVLNFSAAGDKRTFKVTFENATAALGEFAMGSLSWQGAGATVTSPVAVRPLPVIVAPEVALTSAKATDSGPIPVVSGTSNPVNMTLDGLSKADSNTIELVPGPLVVGTDQSNFVKEVTVPEGTTLAKFQVLSSDPNADFDMIVFNPQGQYSDVRTGSSSETLSLSDPAPGTYTVLANLYSSTGDAAVTATVDAAVLGANVGNATVSPNPLKLANGKSGDVTLSWMGLEPGSYLGRISFGDAGTATFVSVIISPSGTVVVPDEDGPHKGKPIKDKKAVTLFPDAPPLTDLQM from the coding sequence ATGAAACGACTGTTTCGAAGCCCAGCGATGCGGAAGGCCGCAGCGGTATGTGCGGGGCTGCCCCTGCTGCTGGTCACTGTGGGGGCACTGCCGGCGTCGGCCAACCCGAACGAGCAACCCTCCTCAGATGCCACACAGCATCTCATCACCCAGACGGACATCGATCCGCTCCTGTACCAGGCGGGGCGCTACATTGTGGTCCTGGCCGAGCAGCCCATAGCCATGTACGACGGCGGCACTGCCGGACTTGCGCCCACGAAGCCGCAAGCCGGCCAGCAACTCGACACCACCCGGCCCGAAGTAAAGCAGTACCAGGCGCACCTCGAGACCACGCAGGCCACGGTCGCCAAGGCCGAGAACGTACAGGTCAAGCGCACGTTCACGGCGGCACTGAACGGCTTCTCCGCCGACCTGTCGGCCGAGCAGGCCCTGGCGCTGGCCAAGGACCCCGCCGTGCTGGCAGTGGCGCCCGACACGGAGAATGCACCGGACTACTCCAGCACCGACTTCTTGGGCCTCAGCGGCGAAAATGGCAGCTGGAACACCGCCTTTGGCGGCCAGGACAAGGCCGGCGAAGGTGTAGTGGTGGGCGTCATCGACACCGGCTACACGCCGTCGAGCCCGTTCTTTGCCGGTGATGAGGTCGCCCCGCTCACCGGGGAACCCCAGGTTGGCGTCCCCTACCGCACCGACGACGGCAACATCGCGATGCTCAAGGCCAACGGCGACACCTTCTCCGGCGAATGCCAGGCCGGTGTGGAGTCGGGAGCCGACTTTGACGGCAGCGCCTGCAATTCCAAGGTGCTCAGCGCCCACTACTTTGTCGACGACTTCATCAAGTACGTGGCGCCGGAAAATCGTGCACCGCAAGAGGTGCTCTCCCCCGTGGACGTGGCCAGCCACGGCACGCACACCGCCAGCACCTCCGCCGGCAACGCCAACGTCCAGGCATCCATCGGCGGCCGCGACATGGGCGTCACGGCAGGCGTGGCGCCGGCCGCCAAACTGTCCGTCTACAAGATCTGCTGGGAGGACGACGACCCCGACACCGGCGGCTGCTATTCCTCCTCCGCTGTTGCGGCCATCAACCAGGCCATCCTCGACGGCGTGGACGTGCTGAACTACTCCATCTCGGGCAGCACCGACACCACCACGGACCCGGTCTCACTGGCCTTCCTCTCGGCAACCTCGGCCGGGATCTTCGTTGCCGCCTCGGCGGGCAACTCCGGCCCCACCGCAGGGACCGTCAACCACGGCGCCCCCTGGGTGACCACCGTGGCCGCCACGTCCTTCTCTTCGGAGCTGCAGGGCACGGCGGAATTCGCCGACGGCAGCAAATTCCGGGGAGCCAGCATGATGGGCGCAAGCCTGCCGGAAAGCCCTGTGGTGCTGGCCGCAACGGCCGCCGCCGCAGGCGCAGCCAGCCCCGAACTGTGCGGCCCCGACGTCTTGGATCCGGCACTGGTTGCCGGGAAGGTGGTGGTGTGTGACCGCGGCGTGATCGACCGCACCGCCAAGAGCGCCGAGGTCAAGCGTGCCGGCGGTGTGGGCATGATCCTGGTCAACGTCACTTCCTCCTCCGAAGACGTGGACCTGCACGCAGTGCCCACAGTCCACGTGAACCCGCCGGCCTCACAGGAAATCAAGGACAAGGTGACGGCCAACCCGGACATCCTGGTCGCCTTGGTGGACCACGACACCACCGGCCTGCCCGTTGATCCGCAGCCGCAGATCGCCGGCTTCTCCTCCCGCGGGCCGCTGGGCGCCACGGGATCGGACCTCCTCAAGCCCGACGTTGCCGCACCCGGTGTTGCCGTGCTCGCAGGAGTTTCACCCATTGCCAGCGGCGGCGACCAGTTTGGCATGATGTCCGGAACGTCCATGGCGTCCCCGCATGTTGCCGGATTTGCCGCGCTTCTTCTTGCCAAGAACCCCGCATGGTCCCCCGCCACGGTGAAATCAGCCATGATGACCACCGCCACCGATGTGGTGAACGCTGACGGCAGCAAGAACACCGATCTGTTCGCCACGGGCGCTGGCCAGACCGCTGTGGCCAAGGCGCTCTCACCGGGACTGGCGTACGACGCCGGCGACACCGAATACTTGAAGTTCATTCAAGGCACCGGCGTCGACCTGGGCATGCCCGATCTTGGCAGCACAGCGCCGCGGGACATGAACGTGGCATCGTTTGCCGTAGGTTCCCTTGCCGGAAAAGTCACCGTCACCCGCACCGTCACGGCGCTGACACCGGGACTTTACCGTGCCACGGCCAACGTCCCCGGCGTCAACGTCAAGGTCACACCCCCGGTGTTGAACTTCTCCGCAGCCGGCGACAAGCGCACCTTCAAGGTCACCTTTGAAAATGCCACGGCCGCCCTGGGCGAGTTCGCGATGGGCAGCCTGTCCTGGCAGGGAGCCGGCGCCACCGTGACCTCACCTGTTGCCGTCCGCCCGCTTCCCGTCATCGTTGCCCCGGAAGTTGCCCTGACCTCCGCCAAGGCCACGGACAGCGGGCCGATCCCGGTGGTTTCAGGCACCAGCAATCCGGTCAACATGACCCTGGACGGCTTGTCCAAGGCTGATTCAAACACCATTGAACTGGTCCCCGGCCCGCTTGTTGTGGGCACGGACCAGTCCAACTTCGTCAAGGAAGTGACGGTGCCGGAGGGGACCACGCTGGCGAAGTTCCAGGTGCTTTCCTCTGATCCAAACGCCGATTTCGACATGATCGTGTTCAATCCACAGGGCCAGTACAGCGATGTCAGGACGGGCTCATCGAGCGAGACACTTTCGCTGTCCGACCCCGCCCCGGGAACGTACACCGTGCTGGCGAATCTGTATTCCAGCACCGGCGACGCAGCCGTGACGGCAACTGTTGATGCTGCTGTGTTGGGCGCCAACGTCGGAAACGCCACGGTGTCACCAAACCCGCTGAAACTGGCCAACGGCAAATCGGGCGACGTGACACTGAGCTGGATGGGCTTGGAACCGGGCTCTTATCTGGGCCGCATTTCCTTCGGCGACGCCGGCACCGCAACGTTCGTTTCCGTCATCATCTCGCCGAGCGGCACAGTCGTCGTTCCTGATGAGGACGGCCCCCACAAGGGCAAGCCGATCAAGGACAAGAAGGCTGTGACGTTGTTCCCTGACGCCCCGCCCCTCACCGACCTGCAAATGTAG
- a CDS encoding glycoside hydrolase family 13 protein — translation MTATVSTVSGTATPGPTASDTATPLHPDAHWWRQAAVYQIYPRSFSDANGDGMGDLPGVTARMDYLSDLGIDAIWLSPFYPSALADGGYDVDDYRNVDPRLGSLDDFDAMAAAAHAAGIRIIVDVVPNHSSDRHEWFKAALASAPGSPERARYHFLEGLPDGLGDDGGLPPSDWPSHFGGGAWTRVVEAAGPRAGQLGQWYLHLFAREQPDFNWDHPEVREDFHTTLRFWADRGVDGFRIDVAHGLAKDMSLPLRSKPALEILVDDGSDPLFDRDDVHEIFAGWRSVLNEYDPPKAAVAEAWVPFTERRLKYARPTELGQAFNFDLLQAPFAAAEFRSIAEKCLTEAAASGASSTWVFSNHDVVRHASRYAFPDGSTQKDLEAWLLADGASPTLDLARGLRRARAATLFMLGLPGSAYLYQGEELGLFEVADLPVDSLQDPTWFRTGNTVKGRDGCRVPLPWSSFEPYFGFGGTPWLPQPAWFGPLAAAAQDGAAGSTLEMYRAALALRRELQSEESLEWLASPAAEVVHYRRPNGWQVITNFGAAPAQLPSGVDLAKLVLSSGGTDTPAVGAGTEAVAGTIEGETTLWLAP, via the coding sequence ATGACTGCCACTGTTTCCACTGTTTCCGGTACTGCCACGCCCGGCCCCACAGCTTCCGACACTGCCACGCCCCTGCACCCCGACGCCCATTGGTGGCGCCAGGCCGCCGTCTATCAGATCTACCCGCGCAGTTTTTCCGACGCCAACGGCGACGGCATGGGAGATCTCCCCGGTGTCACGGCCCGCATGGACTACCTCTCGGATCTGGGCATTGACGCGATCTGGTTGAGCCCGTTCTACCCCTCGGCACTGGCCGACGGCGGCTACGACGTGGACGACTACCGCAACGTCGATCCCCGGCTCGGCTCGCTGGACGATTTCGATGCCATGGCTGCCGCTGCGCATGCGGCGGGCATCCGGATCATCGTTGACGTGGTCCCCAACCACTCCTCGGACCGGCACGAGTGGTTCAAGGCCGCCCTTGCCTCCGCTCCGGGTTCCCCCGAGCGCGCCAGGTACCACTTCCTTGAGGGCCTTCCGGATGGTTTAGGGGACGACGGCGGCCTGCCGCCTTCGGACTGGCCCTCCCACTTTGGCGGGGGTGCTTGGACGCGGGTGGTCGAGGCGGCCGGTCCCCGCGCCGGTCAGTTGGGCCAGTGGTATTTGCACCTGTTTGCCCGGGAACAGCCCGACTTCAACTGGGACCACCCCGAGGTGCGCGAGGATTTCCACACCACGCTGCGTTTCTGGGCGGACCGCGGCGTCGATGGTTTCCGCATCGACGTGGCGCACGGGCTGGCCAAGGACATGTCCCTGCCGCTGCGTTCCAAGCCTGCCTTGGAAATCCTGGTAGATGACGGCTCCGATCCGCTCTTTGACCGCGACGACGTCCACGAGATCTTCGCGGGTTGGCGCAGCGTGCTCAACGAATATGATCCACCCAAGGCCGCCGTGGCCGAGGCGTGGGTGCCGTTCACCGAGCGCCGCCTGAAGTACGCCCGCCCCACCGAGCTGGGCCAGGCGTTCAACTTTGACCTTCTCCAGGCACCCTTCGCTGCCGCCGAGTTCCGCTCCATCGCCGAAAAGTGCCTCACGGAGGCCGCCGCTTCCGGGGCCTCCTCCACCTGGGTGTTCTCCAACCACGACGTTGTTCGCCACGCCTCCCGCTATGCGTTTCCCGACGGCAGCACGCAAAAGGACCTGGAGGCCTGGCTGCTGGCGGACGGTGCATCGCCCACACTGGATTTGGCGCGCGGTCTGCGCCGGGCCCGGGCTGCGACATTGTTCATGCTCGGCCTGCCGGGCTCCGCGTACCTGTACCAGGGTGAGGAACTGGGCCTGTTTGAGGTGGCCGACCTCCCCGTGGATTCGCTGCAGGACCCCACCTGGTTCCGGACCGGCAACACGGTCAAGGGCCGCGACGGCTGCCGCGTGCCGCTGCCCTGGTCTTCGTTCGAGCCATACTTTGGCTTTGGCGGCACACCCTGGCTGCCGCAGCCCGCATGGTTTGGTCCGCTGGCAGCCGCCGCGCAGGACGGGGCTGCCGGGTCCACCCTGGAAATGTACCGTGCCGCCCTGGCGCTGCGGCGCGAACTGCAGTCGGAGGAGTCGCTGGAATGGCTTGCTTCCCCTGCGGCCGAGGTGGTGCACTACCGCCGCCCGAACGGCTGGCAGGTGATCACCAACTTTGGTGCCGCCCCCGCACAGCTGCCATCCGGCGTCGACCTTGCCAAGCTGGTCCTCAGTTCTGGTGGGACGGATACACCGGCGGTGGGTGCAGGAACGGAAGCAGTGGCGGGAACAATCGAGGGAGAGACAACCCTCTGGCTCGCCCCCTAA
- a CDS encoding DUF559 domain-containing protein: MNISQAPRLPDRPFTLGEAQALGVSRDKLRSREFSGVSRNLYRPASWDFELRDAARALCVATPGAWISHTTAARLHELILPPWLSESNDLHLSKPRKLPGTRRSGIVGHTVVTLPGEVEFIDELRISVRSRTWLDLARTLPLYELICMGDQLIRIPRPEFEGRSEPFATLDQLRAMADRHKNLQGIVRAREALELMRVGADSGPETLMRLAMLDAGLPEPELQLKLWDGPKAPSADAGYSARRIALQYDGAHHLDEAQRHSDRRRDKAFGAAGWTVLVFTDEDLADHFQNAVLLIKQALRTSWVDPAIASGFTSSS, translated from the coding sequence ATGAACATTTCCCAAGCACCGAGGCTTCCTGACAGACCATTCACACTGGGTGAGGCGCAAGCCTTGGGTGTTTCACGAGACAAACTCCGAAGCCGCGAATTTTCCGGAGTCAGCCGCAATTTGTACCGCCCGGCGTCGTGGGATTTTGAACTGCGGGATGCTGCGCGCGCATTGTGCGTGGCGACGCCTGGGGCATGGATTTCCCACACCACCGCCGCAAGACTGCATGAGTTGATCTTGCCGCCGTGGCTGTCGGAGTCCAATGACCTGCATTTGAGCAAACCCAGAAAGCTGCCTGGAACGCGCCGGAGCGGCATCGTTGGGCACACGGTGGTCACCCTGCCTGGTGAAGTTGAGTTCATCGACGAGCTGCGGATCAGCGTCCGGTCACGTACCTGGCTCGATCTGGCGCGCACACTTCCGCTCTACGAGCTCATCTGCATGGGTGACCAGCTCATTCGCATCCCCCGGCCGGAATTTGAGGGCCGCAGCGAACCTTTTGCCACGCTCGATCAGCTCCGGGCCATGGCGGATCGGCACAAGAATCTCCAGGGGATCGTCCGGGCACGCGAAGCCCTCGAACTCATGAGGGTGGGTGCCGATTCCGGGCCGGAAACGCTCATGCGCCTTGCCATGCTCGACGCCGGCCTGCCGGAGCCCGAGTTGCAGCTGAAACTGTGGGACGGGCCAAAGGCGCCGTCGGCGGACGCCGGATACAGCGCACGGCGCATCGCGTTGCAGTACGACGGCGCCCATCACTTGGATGAGGCCCAGCGCCACAGCGACAGGCGGCGAGACAAAGCGTTCGGGGCTGCCGGCTGGACCGTGTTGGTCTTCACCGACGAGGATTTGGCCGATCATTTTCAAAACGCAGTCCTGCTCATCAAGCAGGCGTTGCGGACTTCCTGGGTGGACCCGGCCATCGCGTCCGGTTTTACGTCGAGCAGCTAA
- a CDS encoding inositol-3-phosphate synthase: MSNHPIRVAIVGVGNCASSLVQGVEYYRDADASVKVPGLMHVEFGQYHVNDVQFVAAFDVDSKKVGLDLSEAIGASENNTIKLADVPHLGVPVLRGTTLDGLGKYYRETIVESDADPVDVVATLKAAKVDVLVCYLPVGSDAAAKFYAQCAIDAGVGFVNALPVFIAGTKEWADKFTAAGVPIVGDDIKSQIGATITHRVMAKLFEDRGVVLDRTYQLNVGGNMDFKNMLERERLESKKISKTQAVTSNTSAVLGEDDVHIGPSDYVAWLDDRKWAFVRLEGRNFGDAPVSLEYKLEVWDSPNSAGVIIDAIRAAKIAMDRGIGGPILSASSYFMKSPPEQYADDIAHEKVEAFIRGDI, translated from the coding sequence GTGTCCAATCATCCTATTCGCGTTGCCATCGTAGGCGTGGGAAACTGTGCCTCATCGCTGGTGCAGGGTGTCGAGTACTACCGCGACGCTGACGCCAGCGTCAAGGTCCCCGGCCTGATGCACGTTGAATTTGGCCAGTACCACGTCAACGACGTGCAGTTTGTTGCAGCGTTCGACGTCGACAGCAAGAAGGTGGGGCTGGACCTCTCCGAGGCCATCGGCGCCAGCGAAAACAACACCATCAAGCTTGCCGACGTCCCCCACCTGGGTGTCCCCGTGCTGCGCGGCACCACCTTGGACGGGCTGGGCAAGTACTACCGCGAGACCATCGTTGAATCCGACGCCGATCCGGTGGACGTTGTGGCAACGCTGAAGGCCGCCAAGGTCGACGTGCTGGTCTGCTACCTGCCGGTTGGCTCCGACGCCGCCGCCAAGTTCTACGCCCAGTGCGCCATCGACGCCGGCGTGGGCTTCGTCAATGCCCTCCCCGTCTTCATCGCCGGAACCAAGGAGTGGGCTGACAAGTTCACCGCCGCCGGTGTGCCGATCGTGGGCGATGACATCAAGTCCCAGATCGGTGCCACCATCACGCACCGCGTCATGGCCAAGCTGTTCGAAGACCGCGGCGTGGTCCTGGACCGCACCTACCAACTCAACGTTGGCGGCAACATGGACTTCAAGAACATGCTCGAGCGTGAGCGCCTTGAATCCAAGAAGATCTCCAAGACTCAGGCTGTCACATCCAACACCTCGGCCGTGTTGGGTGAGGACGACGTCCACATCGGCCCGTCCGACTACGTCGCCTGGCTTGACGATCGCAAGTGGGCCTTTGTCCGTCTCGAAGGCCGCAACTTCGGCGACGCCCCCGTGTCGCTGGAATACAAGCTTGAGGTGTGGGACTCGCCCAACTCCGCAGGTGTCATCATCGACGCCATCCGTGCGGCAAAGATTGCCATGGACCGTGGCATCGGCGGACCCATCCTGTCCGCCTCCAGCTACTTCATGAAGTCCCCGCCGGAGCAGTACGCGGACGACATCGCCCACGAAAAGGTTGAAGCCTTTATCCGCGGCGACATCTAG
- the mgrA gene encoding L-glyceraldehyde 3-phosphate reductase, producing MTFHAAENRYETMPYRRVGRSGLKLPAISLGLWHNFGDDKPFEVQRDILRRAFDLGVTHFDLANNYGPPAGSAETNFGRHFKDDFRAHRNELVISTKAGYLMWPGPYGEWGSRKSLLGSLDESLTRMGLDYVDIFYSHRPDPDTPMEETMGALDHAVRSGKALYAGISSYTPAQTLEAARILKEMGTPLLIHQPSYSMLNRWTENGEPNLYEALDAVGAGSIAFSPLAQGVLTDRYLKGVPADSRAAKEHFLSENDLTEEKMARVRGLNEIASGRGQSLAQMAIAWLLRGQIKGSPVTSALVGASSVAQLENSVAAINNLDFSEAELTAIDEFAVESDINRWAQK from the coding sequence ATGACCTTTCACGCCGCGGAGAACCGCTATGAAACCATGCCCTACCGCCGAGTCGGCCGCAGCGGGCTGAAACTGCCCGCCATCTCACTGGGACTGTGGCACAACTTTGGTGATGACAAGCCGTTCGAGGTGCAGCGCGACATCCTGCGCCGCGCCTTTGACCTGGGTGTCACGCACTTTGACCTGGCTAACAACTACGGGCCGCCGGCCGGCAGCGCCGAGACCAACTTTGGCCGCCATTTCAAGGACGACTTCCGCGCCCACCGCAACGAACTGGTCATCTCCACCAAGGCCGGCTACCTGATGTGGCCCGGCCCGTACGGTGAGTGGGGTTCACGCAAGAGCCTGCTGGGCAGCCTGGACGAGTCGCTGACCCGCATGGGCCTGGACTACGTGGACATTTTCTACAGCCACCGACCCGATCCGGACACCCCCATGGAGGAAACCATGGGTGCCCTGGACCATGCGGTCCGCTCCGGCAAGGCTTTGTACGCCGGCATCTCCTCCTACACTCCGGCCCAGACGCTTGAAGCCGCCCGGATCCTGAAGGAAATGGGCACCCCGCTGCTCATCCACCAGCCCTCCTACTCCATGCTTAACCGTTGGACCGAGAACGGGGAGCCTAACCTCTACGAAGCGCTCGACGCCGTCGGGGCCGGTTCCATTGCCTTCTCGCCGCTGGCGCAGGGTGTGCTGACGGATCGGTACCTCAAGGGTGTGCCGGCTGATTCCCGCGCAGCCAAGGAGCACTTCCTGTCGGAAAACGACCTGACGGAGGAAAAGATGGCCCGCGTTCGGGGCCTGAACGAGATTGCCTCCGGGCGTGGCCAGTCGCTGGCACAGATGGCCATTGCCTGGCTCCTGCGTGGGCAGATCAAGGGCAGCCCCGTCACCTCGGCACTCGTGGGCGCCTCGAGCGTTGCGCAGCTGGAGAACAGCGTGGCCGCGATCAACAACCTTGACTTCAGCGAAGCCGAGCTGACCGCGATTGACGAGTTCGCCGTCGAATCTGACATCAACAGGTGGGCGCAGAAGTAG